Proteins from a genomic interval of Deinococcus ruber:
- a CDS encoding isoprenyl transferase has translation MAPRSALANVVRSLYRARVTATKPVYWWYERRLRRKVRTGGKLPKHLGLILDGNRRFAKASGLQREMGHTFGAEKAHEVLQWCLELGIPAVTIWVLSTDNTSRDPEEIAHILKLLEQEARNLATDPRIHGNRVKVRAIGQHSQFPPQVLSALQDLEQVTAHYDGMMLNIAVGYGGREEIVDAVKEYLGKQAAAGHTLEAAAQQLGPDDISAHTYTADTPEVDFIIRTSGEIRLSGFMLWQSVYSEFYFADVNWPSFRWVDFLRALRDFQGRKRRFGK, from the coding sequence ATGGCCCCGCGTTCTGCTCTCGCAAATGTTGTTCGCAGTCTGTACCGGGCGCGAGTAACCGCCACCAAACCGGTCTACTGGTGGTATGAACGGCGGCTGCGGCGCAAGGTACGCACAGGCGGCAAGCTGCCCAAGCACCTGGGCCTGATTCTGGACGGCAACCGCCGCTTTGCCAAAGCCTCGGGGCTTCAGCGCGAAATGGGCCATACCTTCGGCGCAGAGAAGGCGCACGAGGTCTTGCAGTGGTGCCTGGAACTGGGCATTCCCGCCGTTACCATCTGGGTTCTCAGCACCGACAACACCAGCCGCGACCCGGAAGAGATCGCCCATATTCTCAAGCTGCTGGAACAGGAAGCGCGGAACCTCGCCACCGATCCGCGCATCCACGGCAACCGGGTCAAAGTGCGGGCCATCGGGCAGCACTCGCAGTTTCCGCCGCAGGTACTCAGCGCCCTTCAGGATCTGGAGCAGGTCACGGCCCACTACGACGGCATGATGCTGAATATTGCGGTGGGATACGGCGGGCGCGAAGAAATCGTGGACGCGGTGAAAGAGTATCTGGGCAAACAGGCGGCGGCGGGGCACACGCTGGAGGCAGCGGCCCAGCAGCTCGGCCCCGACGACATCAGCGCCCACACCTATACCGCCGACACGCCCGAAGTCGATTTCATCATCCGCACCAGCGGCGAGATTCGTCTCTCGGGCTTCATGCTGTGGCAGAGCGTGTATTCAGAATTCTATTTTGCAGACGTGAACTGGCCGAGCTTTCGCTGGGTAGACTTTCTGCGGGCGCTGCGCGACTTTCAGGGCCGCAAACGGCGTTTCGGCAAATAG
- a CDS encoding HRDC domain-containing protein, whose protein sequence is MTTPLETLLARAHAQPGEPQARLQDLLSALEGSDWTLLLDGEDALAAQLASVLGPGLIRLDPRLSVNRETFASRGLALASSDGDWKGARAVWLMEPDERALTRARRADVPVIVDATLSPGGLWTGQGAQFVVYRDAATLSGYGDVRLSALSGMGTAPRRSAPAAADLSVALALRDIGTLALRMNRRTRNAEALTERFQGRALPVSGGVLLLEHDGPSTVTPLGGNLSAARAVAAGTLITVGIENPEDAWAILGVALGAQPVASENALFDTPSAQAVSHPLPDEGQSIARASVLMEGSSTEPVAVDAAPDADFTPMPATTEAPAVQDDYSDREFVFTPPPVLPDLPSLPSLPSVPSQATAPSLPSQSTQNSESDQPQQERGRRPRRGDRRQDRNGAPAQPQIQPEIVMSESFQRGPASSPSASEHDAPQTEPTADIWPEEAASQNTIYDAPSEPEVLMEAAESTQDLPLQLPPDLPAADAADPASDLTDEQQAIYARLREWRNAEAKRQTVSRFIIASNATLAEVARRIPYTADDLKAVKGMGPERLRKYGDKILDVVRG, encoded by the coding sequence ATGACGACTCCTCTCGAAACCTTGCTGGCCCGGGCTCACGCGCAGCCGGGCGAACCCCAGGCCAGACTGCAAGACCTGCTGAGTGCGCTGGAAGGCAGCGACTGGACACTGCTGCTCGACGGCGAGGACGCGCTGGCCGCGCAGCTCGCGTCGGTGCTGGGGCCGGGCCTGATTCGCCTCGATCCGCGCCTGAGCGTGAACCGTGAAACGTTTGCCAGCCGTGGTCTGGCGCTTGCCAGCAGCGACGGCGACTGGAAGGGAGCGCGGGCCGTGTGGCTGATGGAGCCTGACGAACGCGCCCTGACGCGTGCCCGCCGCGCCGATGTGCCGGTAATCGTAGACGCCACCCTGTCGCCCGGCGGCCTGTGGACGGGACAGGGCGCACAGTTCGTGGTGTACCGCGACGCCGCCACCCTGAGCGGCTACGGCGACGTGCGGCTCTCGGCACTGTCGGGCATGGGCACGGCTCCCCGGCGCAGCGCACCCGCCGCCGCCGACCTCTCGGTGGCCCTGGCCCTGCGCGATATCGGCACGCTGGCGCTGCGAATGAACCGCCGCACCCGCAACGCCGAAGCGCTGACCGAACGCTTTCAGGGGCGGGCGCTGCCGGTGTCGGGCGGCGTGCTGCTGCTGGAACACGACGGCCCAAGCACCGTCACGCCGCTGGGCGGCAATCTGTCGGCAGCGCGGGCAGTGGCAGCGGGCACGCTCATCACCGTGGGCATCGAGAACCCTGAGGATGCCTGGGCGATTCTGGGAGTGGCGCTGGGCGCTCAGCCAGTCGCCTCCGAGAATGCCCTGTTCGACACGCCGTCTGCTCAGGCCGTCAGCCATCCGCTGCCCGACGAAGGCCAGTCGATTGCCCGCGCCTCTGTCCTGATGGAAGGCAGCAGCACCGAGCCAGTCGCCGTGGACGCCGCGCCCGACGCCGACTTCACCCCGATGCCCGCCACCACCGAAGCGCCCGCCGTTCAGGACGACTATTCTGACCGCGAGTTCGTGTTCACGCCGCCCCCGGTGCTGCCCGACCTGCCCAGCCTGCCCAGCCTGCCGAGCGTGCCCAGCCAGGCAACGGCCCCCAGCCTGCCCAGCCAGTCCACACAGAACAGCGAATCCGATCAACCCCAGCAGGAACGTGGACGCCGCCCCCGGCGCGGTGATCGGCGGCAGGACAGAAACGGCGCTCCGGCTCAGCCGCAGATTCAGCCGGAAATCGTGATGTCGGAGAGCTTCCAGCGCGGCCCCGCTTCCAGCCCGAGTGCCAGCGAGCATGACGCGCCACAGACCGAGCCGACTGCCGACATCTGGCCCGAGGAGGCCGCGTCGCAGAACACCATCTATGACGCGCCCAGCGAACCGGAAGTGCTGATGGAAGCGGCTGAATCTACCCAGGATCTGCCGCTTCAGTTGCCGCCCGACCTGCCCGCCGCCGACGCCGCCGACCCTGCCAGCGACCTGACCGACGAGCAGCAGGCCATCTATGCCCGGCTGCGCGAGTGGCGCAACGCTGAGGCCAAGCGCCAGACGGTCAGCCGCTTTATCATCGCCTCGAACGCCACGCTGGCCGAGGTGGCGCGGCGCATTCCCTACACCGCCGACGACCTGAAAGCCGTCAAGGGCATGGGGCCGGAGCGGCTGCGGAAGTACGGCGACAAGATTCTGGACGTGGTGCGCGGCTAG
- a CDS encoding glycosyltransferase translates to MRIGFVTATYLPSRNGVATSSALFARGLRDLGHEVRIFAPIHPAQQPEEGVYRLPSMSWGAPPDYPLLLWPSRPVVARQPLFDLDIIHTMHPFLSGQLAALWSRRIAAYRKRPVPLVFTAHTQYEQYLHYARVPRRAGTSLMRAHVAAFARQADRVLVPGRAMAQMLALYGYAGEVTTLPNPVDLEVFAAATGKGIRAEYGIPDTAPLVLSLGRLAPEKNLETLLLAFEAARTLRPELRLLVVGDGPSRAALSARAGEGVIFAGGVPYARVPEILAASDVFLTASESEVLPMSMIEALASGAPLVAAHSPAALDLIQDGVNGLLSTADPAALAAALLEALRPGRLPLLRQHARASALSYDVRARSADLLGIYQALLGKER, encoded by the coding sequence GTGCGTATCGGGTTCGTGACGGCAACCTATCTTCCTTCCCGCAACGGCGTGGCGACCAGCAGCGCCCTGTTTGCTCGTGGCCTGCGCGACCTGGGCCACGAAGTCCGAATTTTTGCCCCGATTCACCCGGCCCAGCAGCCCGAAGAAGGCGTGTACCGCCTGCCCAGCATGTCGTGGGGTGCGCCGCCCGACTATCCGCTGCTGCTGTGGCCCAGCCGCCCGGTGGTGGCGCGTCAGCCGCTGTTCGACCTCGACATCATCCATACCATGCACCCCTTTTTATCGGGGCAACTGGCCGCCCTGTGGTCGCGGCGCATCGCGGCGTACCGCAAACGGCCCGTGCCGCTGGTCTTTACGGCGCATACCCAGTACGAACAGTATCTGCACTATGCCCGCGTGCCGCGCCGCGCCGGAACCTCGCTGATGCGGGCGCATGTGGCAGCCTTTGCGCGGCAGGCCGACCGGGTGCTGGTGCCGGGCCGGGCAATGGCACAGATGCTCGCGCTGTACGGCTACGCAGGCGAGGTCACGACGCTGCCCAATCCGGTCGATCTGGAAGTATTTGCCGCCGCCACCGGGAAGGGCATCCGGGCCGAATACGGCATTCCCGATACGGCCCCGCTGGTGCTGAGCCTGGGGCGACTGGCTCCCGAAAAGAATCTGGAGACGCTGCTGCTGGCCTTCGAGGCGGCCCGCACCCTGCGCCCCGAACTGCGGCTGCTGGTGGTCGGAGACGGCCCCAGCCGAGCGGCGCTGAGTGCCCGTGCAGGCGAGGGCGTGATCTTTGCGGGCGGCGTTCCGTATGCCCGCGTGCCCGAGATTCTGGCGGCCAGCGACGTATTTCTGACGGCCAGCGAGAGCGAGGTGCTGCCGATGTCGATGATCGAGGCGCTGGCGTCGGGTGCGCCGCTGGTAGCCGCCCACAGCCCCGCCGCCCTCGACCTGATTCAGGACGGCGTGAACGGCCTGCTGAGCACCGCCGACCCCGCTGCCCTGGCTGCCGCGCTGCTCGAAGCGCTGCGACCGGGCCGCCTGCCGCTGCTGCGACAGCACGCCCGCGCCTCGGCGCTCAGTTATGACGTGCGGGCCAGAAGCGCCGATCTGCTGGGCATCTATCAGGCGCTGCTGGGGAAAGAGCGGTAG
- a CDS encoding SAM-dependent methyltransferase has product MSASSWMPGRNSGASSRFSSAARAVLRLLFGPPAKWAFGVRYWDGTYEGPAGATTTLHLNRAGALRRMLWPPSDLSVAESYLFGDLDIEGDPLPLLTQGVAAAPRLLNPLTLLRLLPRLLTLPTDDAPPRPSRAATHEGGVHSKERDARSIRYHYDVGNDFYALFLDQRMVYSCAYFATGQETLEEAQRLKLDRLCRKLRLKPGEHLLDIGSGWGALSIHAAQHYGVRVTGITLSPAQAELARARAQAAGVANRVTFELRDYRDLPPVPTFDKIVSVGMVEHVGSGKLPAYFQQAYRLLRPGGLFLNHGIVTAMTPGFVRWGFGLIERYLNTHSFIQEYVFPDGELRRIGELTTRAEAAGFELRDVENMREHYALTLLEWIRRLEINHDQVVRLTDEVTYRIWRLYMAGSADSFRAGRIGVVQSLYAKPTASGKAGLPLTRVDVEEGTPWAAD; this is encoded by the coding sequence TTGAGCGCCTCGTCATGGATGCCGGGCCGCAACAGTGGTGCGTCGTCCCGGTTCTCTTCCGCTGCCCGCGCTGTGCTGCGCCTGCTGTTCGGGCCGCCTGCGAAATGGGCTTTCGGTGTGCGGTACTGGGACGGCACGTATGAAGGGCCTGCCGGGGCCACCACCACCCTGCACCTCAACCGGGCCGGAGCGCTGCGCCGCATGCTGTGGCCGCCCAGCGATCTGAGCGTGGCCGAAAGCTACCTCTTCGGAGACCTCGATATCGAGGGCGATCCGTTGCCGCTGCTGACGCAGGGCGTGGCGGCGGCTCCCCGCCTGCTGAACCCTCTGACACTGCTCCGGCTGTTACCCCGCCTGCTGACGCTGCCCACCGACGACGCGCCCCCACGACCCAGCCGCGCCGCGACCCACGAGGGCGGCGTGCATTCCAAGGAGCGCGACGCCCGGTCTATTCGCTATCACTACGATGTCGGCAACGACTTTTACGCCCTGTTTCTCGATCAGCGCATGGTATACAGCTGCGCGTACTTCGCCACCGGTCAGGAAACGCTGGAGGAGGCGCAGCGTCTCAAGCTCGACAGACTGTGCCGCAAGCTGCGTCTGAAGCCGGGTGAACATCTGCTCGATATCGGCAGCGGCTGGGGCGCACTGTCGATTCATGCCGCGCAGCACTACGGCGTGCGCGTCACGGGCATCACGCTTAGCCCGGCACAGGCAGAACTGGCCCGCGCCCGCGCTCAGGCAGCAGGCGTGGCCAACCGCGTGACCTTCGAGCTGCGCGATTACCGCGACCTGCCGCCCGTTCCCACCTTCGACAAGATCGTTTCGGTGGGGATGGTCGAGCATGTCGGCAGCGGCAAACTGCCTGCGTATTTCCAGCAGGCATACCGTCTGCTGCGCCCCGGAGGACTGTTTCTGAACCACGGCATCGTCACGGCCATGACGCCGGGATTTGTCCGCTGGGGCTTCGGGCTGATCGAACGCTATCTGAACACCCACTCGTTTATTCAGGAATACGTCTTTCCCGACGGCGAACTGCGGCGCATCGGAGAACTGACCACCCGCGCCGAGGCGGCAGGCTTCGAGCTGCGCGACGTCGAGAATATGCGCGAACACTACGCCCTGACGCTGCTCGAATGGATTCGGCGGCTGGAGATCAATCACGATCAGGTCGTGCGCCTCACCGATGAGGTGACCTACCGTATCTGGCGGCTATATATGGCGGGAAGCGCCGATTCGTTTCGTGCCGGGCGCATCGGCGTGGTGCAGTCGCTGTATGCCAAACCCACCGCGTCGGGAAAGGCTGGGCTGCCGCTTACCCGCGTGGACGTGGAGGAGGGAACGCCCTGGGCTGCCGACTGA
- the mutY gene encoding A/G-specific adenine glycosylase: protein MNLPALHAALLGWFSVQRRDLPWRVTDEQGRRDPYRVWVSEVLLQQTQVVRGRVYFERFLTAFPTVQALASAPQEAVLKAWEGCGYYARARNLHRAAQQIVQSGLPSTYEGWRALPGVGPYTAAAVASLAFGEAQAVLDGNVRRVLSRLYAVEEPTPRWAQETADALLDSDHPGEWNEALMDLGATICTPANPRCAECPLSAQCAAFASGDPAQYPAPKKRAAVRQISAVALLIGTAQQAYLEPRTGALLGGLWGLPLEEVGPDEDEAAALLRLTARLGAATGRRLGTAQHSMTHRTLAVTVYAAEADLPLTPVVQRPLPRLDHKLLALDSADRVQPALF, encoded by the coding sequence ATGAATCTTCCAGCCCTCCACGCTGCCCTGCTCGGCTGGTTCTCAGTGCAGCGCCGCGATCTGCCGTGGCGCGTAACCGACGAGCAGGGGCGGCGCGATCCGTACCGCGTGTGGGTCAGCGAGGTGCTGCTTCAGCAGACGCAGGTAGTGCGCGGGCGGGTGTACTTCGAGCGCTTCCTGACGGCCTTTCCAACGGTGCAGGCGCTGGCATCGGCCCCGCAGGAAGCCGTGCTGAAGGCCTGGGAAGGCTGCGGCTACTACGCCCGCGCCCGCAACCTGCACCGGGCCGCGCAGCAGATCGTGCAGAGCGGGCTTCCCAGCACCTACGAAGGCTGGCGGGCGCTGCCAGGCGTAGGACCGTATACGGCGGCGGCAGTCGCTTCGCTGGCCTTCGGAGAGGCGCAGGCAGTGCTCGACGGCAACGTTCGCCGGGTACTGAGTCGGCTGTACGCGGTGGAGGAACCGACTCCGCGCTGGGCGCAGGAAACAGCAGACGCGCTGCTCGACTCCGACCATCCGGGTGAGTGGAATGAGGCGCTGATGGATCTGGGCGCGACCATCTGCACGCCTGCCAACCCGCGCTGCGCCGAGTGCCCGCTTTCGGCGCAGTGTGCGGCCTTTGCCAGTGGCGACCCGGCGCAGTATCCAGCTCCCAAAAAACGGGCGGCTGTGCGCCAGATCAGCGCGGTGGCCCTGCTGATCGGCACGGCGCAGCAGGCCTATCTGGAGCCGCGAACAGGTGCGCTGCTGGGCGGCCTGTGGGGGCTGCCGCTGGAGGAAGTCGGGCCAGATGAAGACGAAGCGGCGGCGCTCCTGCGGCTGACTGCGCGGCTGGGCGCGGCGACTGGGCGGCGACTGGGAACGGCGCAGCACAGCATGACGCACCGCACGCTCGCCGTGACGGTCTATGCCGCCGAAGCCGATCTGCCGCTGACCCCGGTTGTGCAGCGCCCGCTGCCCCGGCTGGACCATAAGCTGCTGGCACTGGACAGCGCCGACCGCGTTCAGCCTGCCCTGTTCTGA
- the trmH gene encoding tRNA (guanosine(18)-2'-O)-methyltransferase TrmH — protein MTPERYAKIRRVLSLRQPTLSVLMDEVNKPHNFSAILRTCDAVGVLRAHAVPPKVFQGGGFEAGTRALPTFEATSGSAHKWVQVQTHDDAVSAVQQLQTQGFQVLATHLSQRSLDYREPDYTRPTVVLLGAEKWGVSDAAAEAADQNIVIPMMGMVQSLNVSVAAASILFEAQRQRLAAGMYAAPQLSDEELEKLAFEWSYPELVPLYREGYPALGAEGEIIG, from the coding sequence ATGACCCCTGAACGTTACGCCAAGATTCGCCGCGTGCTGTCTCTGCGCCAACCCACCCTGAGCGTGTTGATGGACGAGGTGAACAAGCCGCACAACTTCAGCGCCATCCTGCGAACCTGCGACGCGGTGGGCGTGCTGCGGGCACATGCCGTGCCGCCCAAAGTGTTTCAGGGCGGCGGCTTCGAGGCAGGCACCCGCGCCCTGCCAACCTTCGAGGCCACCTCGGGCAGCGCCCACAAATGGGTACAGGTGCAGACGCACGACGATGCGGTCAGCGCTGTGCAGCAGCTTCAGACACAGGGCTTTCAGGTGCTGGCGACCCACCTTTCGCAGCGCAGCCTGGATTACCGCGAACCCGACTACACCCGCCCCACGGTGGTGCTGCTGGGCGCGGAAAAATGGGGCGTGTCGGACGCCGCCGCCGAAGCTGCCGATCAGAACATCGTTATTCCGATGATGGGCATGGTGCAGAGCCTGAACGTGTCGGTGGCCGCCGCGTCGATTCTGTTCGAGGCCCAGCGGCAGCGGCTGGCAGCGGGGATGTACGCTGCGCCGCAGCTTTCCGACGAAGAGTTGGAGAAGCTGGCGTTCGAGTGGAGTTACCCGGAGTTGGTGCCGCTGTACCGGGAGGGGTATCCGGCGCTGGGGGCTGAGGGGGAGATTATCGGCTGA